In Patescibacteria group bacterium, the genomic window GCAGGGCGAGCGGTGGTGGGAAAAACTCCCGCCTGAGTGGGCAGGGGAGAAGGTCAATTTGCTCGGCGTCGAAATGACGAAATTAGAATGGCTGAGGAAGTTCGTGCCAGAATTCGAAATAGCCACTGAACATTTACCGCCCGTTGAGTTTGATGATGGAGGGGGCGAGGGGGCATTGCCCGCACCAGGTTCTGCCGGGGAAGAACATGTACCAGGAGAATTTGAGGATGGTGGAGATAAAGGAGGGGGAGAAGCGATAGTTCCGCCACCAGTCGAAACCGTTCCCTTGCCGGCCCATATTGGATATCAAGGCGGTGGGGACTTGTGGCATGAGCTTATCAAGCAAGCTAATGTCCGTGCTGACTTCACCCAACTTGTGGGCCATCAAATTCCGGAATCAAGCTTGCAACTTTCCGGGGATGATACTTGGACGATTGACGCTTTGAAAGACGAAGTTTTGCGTAATCCGGCAGCATATAATTTGCCTGCTAATGTTGATATTGACCATTTGACTGCGGAACAGTTAAAGAATTTTGATTATGATAAACTGTTTAATCAATGGACGATAACTCATCAGGCTGACGTGATTCATCATGTCAGCGCTTCGGAAGACGCCCAGAATAAGGAACACAATCGCCTACTTGCTAAGTGGCAGGCGGAGCATCCGCACGAGACGATTGAATCCACGCCGGGTGAGAAGAATTTTGCGGATGATATTATTAGAGAAATGCGGGCGGAAGAGGTGTTCGCAGAGGGAACCACAGCAGGTGGCAGTGCAGCGCCGGTGGTGCCTGAAACGGCAGGAACCGGCAGGACTGTGGTGATCAATGAAGCGGGCGCAGAGTATGAGCAGCCCGCGGAGCTCGTATATCCGCAGGCAGGCAAGGGTGCGCAGGTTGAAGCGCCGCCTGCTGCGGCGAAGGTATCCGGAGGCGTGATATTGGAAACGCCTGTGCCAGAGAGCAGCGCCGGCGGGCAGGAATATTTCTATGATGAGAATTCTCATATGGAGTACCGCCATGTGCCCGGGACGAAAAATATTTATGAATTCAATAAGATAGAAGAAGGAGCGACTGGCGGAGGAAAGGGATCATTTAAAGATCATGGGTTGCCGGAGGGCGCCGTGGAAGTAGATGCCAAGGGAGTCCAGCAAGTTGTTGCCGAATACGCCAAACTGGATAAACAATTATTGAATGATGAGAAGGTGCTCCCAGAGGGAGCAAAGCGTTTGTTTTATACACCGGAGAGCCAACGCGACTTCGCGTATTATCAGCAGTTGGACCAGGCTTTGCGCGAGATTGATCGGGTGCACATTGAGCAAGACGGCAGGATGATGAACTGCATCATCGGCGGCAAGGATTACCGTATAGCGATACCCGAAGGATGGCGTGTAGGAGACGATGCGCAGGGCAGCCTAGAGCCGCGGATTTCTGTGAATAGTCCTGAAGGCATAAATACAATAGGTGTGCTCACGGTGAAGGACAATAAACTTATAATTGATTCATTAGGTAATCAGCAGGAAGTGGGCGGGGCCTTTGGAGGCAAGCAGTTGAAAGGAGAGGGATTGAGGATAATTGCTATTGATAAAAGTCCATTGCCGACGGGTATCGCAGGTATTGATCCAAAGATACCGGGACTGGATGCTCAACGTACTCAACCATTGGAGGGCAAAGAATCTACTGGGATCCCTGCAGTTGATCGTTTGCATCAGGAAGTTGCAGAGATGCATAAATACACAGATGCATGGGATACACTTATGTCTGATAAGGCCACAGGCGAACAAAAGGTTGAAGCTTTTAAAGCGGTCATCCCTGACAAGCAAGCGGTGGAAATGAATATCTTTACCTTCGCGCGCGATGGCGACAAATTGTATCTTATAGAAGGCGGCAAACAGATAGAGGTTACGCCCAATAATGTCAATAAATTGCAAGAGATTTATCAGCAGGCATGGGATCAGCTTCATGGTAAACATATGGCTCCGGTGACAGAGCGGGCGGCAGCGCACGCGGCGGAAGCTGTGTCCCCGTCTTCGGGACCAGAGGTGAAATATGATTTTGGCAAAGCATTCACATCATTAAATACTGACGATCTCTATTTGGTGAAAGGAAATGCGCAAGATATGATTAACCTGTCTGGCACGGAATTTGGCAAGATTGCGGCAAATTTAGGCATGTCAGAGGCTAATTTTCGCAGGGGACTTGAGCTTATCGTAAAGGGAGTTGATGCGAATGGCGGGAACTTTATCATGGACAATGCGCAGGATATAAAAGACGTTGAGGGCGCGCTCGATGCCATTATTACCGCGTACGGGGAAACGAGCAGCATCGGACAGTATCTTAAGCACTTACAGGAATCAGTTGAGCAAAGCCTCAAGAAACCCGACACATAATCTTTTCTCCGAAAAAGAGAATCATCATACGGGCGCGCGGCAACGCGCCTTTTGTAATTCATCCCGCCCGCGATCACGCGCACCGCATAATCAAAATGTAGGGGCGTACGGCTGTACGCCCATAACCTGAATAAAAAGCAAGAAACCCTCGAGATCTTGCGCGCATTTGAACCATTGACGGTTGCGTGCTGATGATAAATTTGATATAGTAGGGTCGTATGGTAATTGATGTAATGGTTCAAGTAAATTATTGGCGCAAGAATGCAGCAGCGAAATGGAAGACGGCGCAGGGATTATATTCCCTTAAGCGGTACGCTGATTGTCTGTTTTTTTTGTCATCTGGTGTTGGAGTGCCTGCTCAAGGCATTGGTGTGTCAAGCGACTAAAAAGGAGGCTCCCTATATTCACAATCTTGTACGCCTTGCAGAGTATGCACACCTTGAGCTGTCCGATATCCAAAAGGATACCCTCAAAGTTATCAGTACATTCAACCTCCGGGCGCGCTATGAGGAGTATAAGATGGCATTCCACAAAAGGGCAACGAGCGCATTCACGGAAGAATATTTTAATCACACGCGCATAATGAAAGTATGGTTATCACGCGAACTACAAAAAAGAGGGCACAGAGGTATGTAGCGGACTTCGTGCGGCACCTCAAGCAACAGGAGAAGCTACCTATACAGGGAGTGTATCTTTTTGGCTCTTACGCGAAGGGGACTCCGCATAAGTGGAGCGATATTGACGTGGCGGTCGTTTCCCGGAAGTTTACCGGTAAGGTAGATCCTTATGAATATCTGTGGCTGCATTTGCGGGATGAAGATGTGAGGCGCGGCATTGAGCCGATAGGTTTCCATCCGCGGGATTTTGTGTGGGAGAATCCCCTCGCGGCAGAGGTGAAGCAGCACGGAATTAAGATCAAAGTGTAGCCAGGATGCGTCTTTACCCCTAGAAAAAACAAGGAACCCTCGAGATCTTGCGCGCATTTGCATCGGTGCGGCGGGAATCAAAATCATGTTGCTTTTTTGTCCGCTATGCGCTATAGTCGTTTTATATGCCGGTACAATATAAAGAGACAATTCGAACTGCAGGCGCTCGCATTATTAATCTTCCCGATTTAAAGCGTCTGCGCTATTCTCTGCCGGAGAGCTGGGATAACGCCGCGGGTATGTTGCGCCATAAGCGGGCGGCGCTTGAGCGTCATCTTAAGCGCGTGCGTTCGGAGTGGAACCGCGCCGGGAGGAGTTATGACGATTGACGCGAACATTCTCATCGCGTACCTTGCGGGCGACGGAGCGGTAATTCAAGCGTTGACGCGATGGCGGCGCGATGGCATGCCGCTCTTCCTTTCTACCGTCGCGGAGGCGGAGGTGTTGTCATTTTCAGAGTGGACCTTGCAGGAGCGTCATGATACGGAGAAGTGGATTGAGGAAAATTTCACCTCTCTATCTTTCGATCGTCAGGTGGCGCGAGTTGCCGCTGATCTTCGTCGTAACTACAAGATTAAGTTTCCCGATGCCGCGATTGCGGCTACCGCCTGGTATACGAACTCGCCGCTTGTTACAAGGAATCAAAGAGATTTCAAACACATTGATGGTTTACAGATTATAGCTCTGTAAGCGGGCGGGTACAGAAGAGAGAGTATCCCGCATCCGCGTAGATCCGCGTATCCGCTAGCTGGTGGAATCTGCGTAGATCAGCGTCACAGAAAAAGCAGAAGCCTTTACCCCGTGTTCATCACGGGGCCTCAAGTCTCTGAAAATAATAATCATTATAAATGCAAGAGCCCTCAGAGACAGTATTATGTCCTGAGGGCTTTTTAAATCGGTGGGGTTTTGTCGCAAAAATCACGGGGGCGGGGGACCGCGGGTCGCAATCAGCGAGAGCGCTATTGCATCAGTGCTTCAAGCCGTTGCTTCCGCGCCTGGGCGCGCTGGCGGAGCTCGTCGGCGTTGACGAGGACGGCCCGTAAGGCTGCCTCGCGTTTACCACGGTTTCGCTCCAGGGTTGCGCGGACTGCATCCTGCTGGACCGACAAAGTCGAGTCCAGAAGGTCGATGGTGCCGACCATATGCTCGGTCAGCTCGCCAACCGCCAACTCCACGTTATTGATGCGTGTGGAGTCGTCGGCCAGCCGCGTTGAGTCAGCGGTGAGTCGCTTGGTGATGGTGGTCAGGTCGGCGGCGGCTGGGATGGTCGCCTTTATACTATCCATTTGAGCAATGATCGATTGGATAGCTGTCGGCTTTCCATCGCGCCTGTTGATTCCAGGCACCCACATAAATCGGCCGTCGAGAGCGGTTAGACCATTCACCACTCTCATCCAGAACTCCCGGAAGACCCGCTCGGTAATGGGGGCATTTGGATCCGGGGGGACCCGTCCGCCAGTGGTGTCCGTGAAAAAAGCGGTCAGAAACGTGCTGTCGGCTGCGGACAAGGGGGGAAGCTGTGCTTGGGCGGCGGCGGTCAGGATTACGACCGCCAAAATTGTTAATGTGATCGATTTCATCAGAAATTCTCCTTCTATTTTTTTGCCCGTCTATGTTAGCCCGGGCGTGGTTGTTTGTGGTAACTGCGCCAATTACATGATCTTGCTGAAGTCGGTTTTGGATTTGGCAGCTTTCGAAGCTTCAGCAGGTTTGCCGGGCTCGGCTTTTTTTGCCCCTGTTGCTTTCGCAACCTTGGGGGCGTAGAGGGCGTTGACCGAGTCAACGTAGGTCTGCACAGTGGGCGGCTGGGGGACCACTAGGACGTTTTCGTCCCAGCTGTAGAGGTCCACCTCCGGCAGTTTGGCGCTATCCGGTACCCATGTGGCGTATTGGGGGACCAACCCTGCCGCCACGATCGTAGAATAGAGCCCGCCCTCTACTCTCTCTATTCGCGTCGCAAATTCTTTTTTTTGCGTTTCGAGCCCAGATTTGAGCTCTCCACGCAAGGTTTCGGTATTGGCCTGGACCATAGCCAATGCCGAGGCGTCAGCGGCGGTGCGGACGGCAGACAGGTCCGAGTGGGAGGGACTGCAGGGTCCCCAGAATCCCACTGCGACGGCGGCAATTGCCACCGCTAAGGTCCCGATTGAGAACCAGTTGATTTTTGTTTCCATTTGTAAATCCTCCTAAAGAGAGTTTTTTGCCGAGAGTAAGGTCTCGGCGCCTATTCTGAATAGTTGTCTACAACGAGCGGAGAAAGCGAGATGATGAGAAGCTGGAAGTTGGAAGCTGGAATTTAGCAAATGAAATATTCTAGCTTCTAGATTCTATCTTCTAACTTCTTCCGATCTTGTCCTCTCTGCTCGCTGCGACAATGACGCGGATGTACGCGGAACGTCACGCTTGGCTAGATCGCGGATATACGCGGATGTGTATCTGCGTTGATCCGCGTTTTGATCTGCGTTAATCCGCGATTAGTTGGTTGGCGGTCTGTGGGGCTTTTTGACGGTGGAATATCGCTATGGTACGATATATACATATTATTTATATGTTCCCTATGGCAGATTACGATGAAAAGCCAATAACATATAAGACACTCGAGGGCTACATGGACAAAGTGGCTTATCCACGCGTGAGGGGGATTATCCGTGAAGAGGTAGGACGGGATACGGATAAGATTCTCACCAGCAATGACCGATTGGCTAAAAAGCTCGACCGGATTCTCACGGAACAGCAGGCTATTACCGTGAACTACAAACGGGTGGACCAGCGCGTCGAGTACCTAGAATTGTTTTCAGCGCAGGTCGCGCAGAAGCTCGGGCTTGCGTTTGAGCGGATGTAATGATTGTCGGAGACCAGCTCCGACGCTACCAATCAATTCCCACAGATCGCCAACCAAGGTGATCTGTTTATTTTTGAATTTTCAACGAACGTTCCGCTTGGTAACTCCTCCTTGCTTCCTCCTCTTAAGGTAAGAGGAGGTGAGGTGGAGTTATGTGGATCGTGATCTCTGATCCGGAGAGAATGAGGGGAGAGACTTCCCGCGAAGCGGGAAACCCGCATCCCATCCGGATCAGAGAGAACGAAGTCCTTTATCTTAACAAAAATACCCTCTTTGTCGAGAGGGCCGGCGGTAACAGTTAAACAGTTTAGCAGCCTGACAATTTGTCAGTGTAGCAGTTTAACAGTTCGTGCTGATTCCGGTCTCTCTCGGAATTGTTTTGGCCAAGTCTCTCGATTGGCGCTTGTATCGCGGACTGACGCGGAACGTCACGCTTGGGCTTCTCGCGGAATTACGCGGAAAAGTGTCTGCGTGGGTCTGCGTTTAGTCAGCGAATGTCTGCGATTTTTCAAAGTTAACAGGCCATTATAGCGCAGCCGCAGGATTTGTCAAGGGCCTAAGGGGCATGGTAGGATAATATGCAGATAACCCTTGATTTTATGGCTATAAAACAAGAACCTATAAATTATCATGTGATTTTTCGCCCTGAATCAGAGGGCGGATATACGGTTATGGTGCCGGCATTGCCCGGATGCGTCACCTATGGGAAAGACTTGGCGGAAGCGAGAGAAATGGCCCATGATGCCATCAGCGCGTATCTCGTGAGCCTGCGGAAACACGGTGAAGTAATCCCTACTGATGAGCAGTCATTTATTAGCAATGTGAGGATTCTCAAACCCAGAGTTCGGCAGAA contains:
- a CDS encoding nucleotidyltransferase domain-containing protein; translated protein: MVITRTTKKRAQRYVADFVRHLKQQEKLPIQGVYLFGSYAKGTPHKWSDIDVAVVSRKFTGKVDPYEYLWLHLRDEDVRRGIEPIGFHPRDFVWENPLAAEVKQHGIKIKV
- a CDS encoding type II toxin-antitoxin system VapC family toxin → MTIDANILIAYLAGDGAVIQALTRWRRDGMPLFLSTVAEAEVLSFSEWTLQERHDTEKWIEENFTSLSFDRQVARVAADLRRNYKIKFPDAAIAATAWYTNSPLVTRNQRDFKHIDGLQIIAL
- a CDS encoding type II toxin-antitoxin system HicB family antitoxin; the encoded protein is MAIKQEPINYHVIFRPESEGGYTVMVPALPGCVTYGKDLAEAREMAHDAISAYLVSLRKHGEVIPTDEQSFISNVRILKPRVRQKTYA